In Zingiber officinale cultivar Zhangliang chromosome 1A, Zo_v1.1, whole genome shotgun sequence, a genomic segment contains:
- the LOC122019636 gene encoding 7-deoxyloganetin glucosyltransferase-like, protein MAKAKPHAVCVPFPSQGHINAMLNLAEALHFMGFHITFVNTDFNHRRILRSRGPASLAGLSDFRFASIPDGLSPSDDDTDKNQDLVALCLSIKRHSAAPLRDLINALDDPSSGGPRVTCVISDAFTSFTLAVTHELAIPNIFFCSVSACGFWGFFYFKELMQRGIIPLKSEEDFTNGFLEAVIDWIPGMSKMRLKDLPKPLQTTNPNDALLNHTKDEAQASLHASAVLFNTFHDLDGPVLNAMSSVLPPVYDIGPVSLLCQHIHDPNFLTSADDGANLWREDASCIEWLDEKEPGSVLYVNFGSLAVLTSEQLNEFAWGMAGSGYHFLWVLRPDIMGGDRAVLPPGFEDETNNRSFVTSWCQQEKVLCHAAVGGFLTHCGWNSTLESISAGVPMICWPFFGDQHPNCKYICSEWGIGMEIGEEVKREEVEMLIKELMGGQKGKEMRRKVLEWKERAVKAATPGGSSWRNLEKAVEDITMK, encoded by the exons ATGGCAAAAGCCAAGCCCCATGCAGTCTGCGTCCCCTTCCCGTCCCAAGGCCACATCAACGCCATGCTCAACCTCGCCGAAGCCCTCCACTTCATGGGCTTCCACATCACCTTCGTCAACACCGACTTCAACCACCGCCGCATCCTTCGCAGCCGCGGCCCCGCCTCCCTCGCCGGCCTTTCGGATTTCCGCTTCGCTTCCATCCCTGACGGCCTCTCGCCCTCCGATGATGACACTGACAAGAACCAAGACCTTGTTGCGCTCTGCCTCTCCATCAAACGCCACTCTGCCGCTCCTCTGCGCGACCTCATAAACGCCCTCGACGACCCGAGCTCCGGCGGACCGCGTGTCACCTGCGTGATCTCCGACGCCTTCACTAGCTTCACCCTTGCTGTCACCCACGAACTGGCCATCCCCAATATTTTCTTCTGCTCGGTGAGTGCCTGCGGTTTCTGGGGCTTCTTCTACTTCAAGGAACTGATGCAAAGAGGGATCATCCCTTTAAAAA GCGAAGAAGATTTTACAAATGGATTCCTGGAAGCTGTAATAGATTGGATTCCGGGAATGTCAAAGATGCGTTTGAAAGACTTGCCCAAACCCTTGCAGACTACTAACCCGAACGACGCTCTGCTAAACCACACCAAGGATGAAGCACAAGCGTCGCTCCATGCCTCGGCAGTCTTGTTCAACACTTTCCACGACCTCGACGGCCCCGTCCTGAATGCCATGTCGTCGGTGCTGCCGCCAGTGTACGATATCGGCCCCGTGTCCTTGCTCTGCCAGCACATCCACGATCCTAATTTTCTTACATCAGCTGATGACGGAGCGAATCTGTGGAGAGAGGATGCGAGCTGCATTGAGTGGCTGGATGAGAAGGAGCCTGGCTCCGTGCTTTATGTCAACTTCGGCAGCCTCGCCGTGTTAACGAGTGAGCAGCTTAACGAGTTTGCTTGGGGGATGGCGGGCAGCGGCTATCACTTCCTTTGGGTGCTGAGACCCGACATTATGGGGGGCGACCGGGCGGTTCTGCCGCCGGGTTTTGAAGATGAGACTAATAACCGGAGTTTCGTCACGAGTTGGTGCCAGCAGGAGAAGGTGCTCTGCCATGCCGCCGTCGGTGGTTTTTTGACTCACTGCGGATGGAATTCGACGTTGGAAAGCATAAGCGCAGGAGTTCCCATGATCTGTTGGCCTTTCTTCGGAGATCAACATCCGAATTGCAAGTACATCTGTTCGGAATGGGGCATCGGGATGGAGATTGGGGAGGAGGTGAAGAGGGAGGAGGTAGAGATGTTGATCAAGGAGTTGATGGGAGGGCAGAAGGGGAAGGAGATGAGGAGGAAGGTGCTGGAGTGGAAGGAGAGAGCAGTAAAGGCTGCCACACCCGGTGGAAGCTCGTGGAGGAATTTGGAGAAGGCCGTTGAGGATATAACAAtgaaataa